Proteins found in one Neurospora crassa OR74A linkage group II, whole genome shotgun sequence genomic segment:
- a CDS encoding phosphoglycerate mutase family domain-containing protein produces MGKPRLIILIRHAQSEGNKNRDIHQTIPDHRVKLTDEGWQQAYDAGRRLRKLLRADDTIQFFTSPYRRTRETTEGILATLTSDDPEPSPFKRNHIKVYEEPRLREQDFGNFQPCSAEMERMWQERADYGHFFYRIPNGESAADAYDRVSGFNESLWRQFNDDDFASVCVLVTHGLMSRVFLMKWYHFSVEYFEDLRNVNHCEFLIMRKNDSGKYILENKLRTWSELRKERAAQQALLTGGKSKLDSAPSPTPRMPSDPSAPPVEMRRRWGGCPNGCNHDKNFKIRSTLADLVKTDHMISNHVTSTDITVTDSASGHSTDADTPSVGSSSSIALTDGAGPATGKAQGVANASFNGTALPNGPTIASRRPTAKRIQSTSSGATLSPAVAHAGPVIDITKAREEVVSSPDGTPSFISIEDRLRNHLKSPSAPPRPHSHSLHIGRDGGGTYSGHSSSETESSEDERRKNVKAKTPSGGLTPHAVRPVPHRHPSRDQSQMGRGAKANRLGDHPPSSDGEHEADGEHEPDCEEDEENSGQEQEEGARLTESIKKKQSLENLADAEKEDRSLRGSVY; encoded by the exons ATGGGGAAGCCTAGACTTATCATCCTGATCAGACACGCCCAGTCTGAGGGTAACA AGAACCGCGATATCCACCAAACGATTCCCGACCACCGCGTAAAGCTCACAGACGAAGGATGGCAACAAGCATACGATGCCGGCCGCCGGCTGCGTAAGCTGTTGCGCGCCGACGACACCATCCAGTTCTTCACCAGCCCCTACCGCCGCACACGCGAGACCACAGAAGGCATCTTGGCCACTTTGACCAGCGACGACCCGGAACCCAGTCCCTTCAAGCGCAACCACATTAAAGTCTACGAAGAGCCTCGCCTACGAGAGCAAGACTTTGGAAACTTTCAGCCATGTAGTGCAGAGATGGAACGCATGTGGCAGGAGCGCGCTGACTACGGTCACTTCTTCTACCGGATCCCTAATGGGGAGAGTGCCGCAGATGCATACGATCGAGTCAGTGGCTTCAACGAAAGTCTTTGGCGCCAGTTCAATGACGACGACTTCGCCAGCGTTTGCGTTCTAG TTACACACGGTCTCATGTCCCGAGTCTTCCTTATGAAGTGGTACCACTTCAGTGTCGAGTACTTCGAGGATCTGCGAAATGTTAATCACTGCGAGTTTCTCATCATGCGCAAGAACGACAGTGGCAAATACATATTGGAAAACAAGTTGCGAACGTGGTCGGAGCTAAGAAAGGAGCGTGCTGCACAACAGGCTCTCTTGACCGGAGGAAAGTCCAAGCTAGACTCGGCCCCTTCCCCCACCCCGCGCATGCCTTCCGACCCGAGCGCACCGCCAGTCGAGATGCGACGGCGGTGGGGAGGCTGTCCGAACGGCTGTAACCACGACAAGAACTTCAAGATCCGCTCGACGCTTGCCGATCTGGTCAAGACCGACCACATGATTTCGAACCACGTTACCTCCACCGATATTACTGTTACCGATAGTGCGAGTGGTCATTCGACAGACGCCGATACTCCAAGTGTAGGTAGCAGCAGTAGCATTGCGCTTACAGATGGGGCCGGCCCTGCTACCGGCAAGGCTCAAGGAGTCGCCAACGCCTCTTTCAACGGTACCGCACTGCCTAATGGGCCGACGATTGCGAGCCGGAGACCGACGGCCAAACGCATTCAGTCTACTAGCAGCGGAGCCACACTGTCGCCAGCAGTGGCACACGCTGGCCCGGTCATCGACATAACCAAGGCGCGCGAAGAGGTAGTCTCGAGTCCAGACGGCACGCCATCCTTTATATCGATCGAAGATCGCCTACGAAACCATCTCAAGAGTCCCAGCGCGCCGCCCCGTCCCCATAGCCATAGCCTTCATATTGGTCGTGATGGTGGAGGCACCTACAGTGGACATAGCAGCAGCGAAACCGAGTCGTCAGAGGATGAGCGGCGCAAGAATGTTAAGGCCAAAACCCCGAGTGGCGGACTCACCCCCCATGCTGTTCGTCCAGTACCACACCGCCATCCTAGCCGGGACCAGAGCCAAATGGGCCGCGGCGCCAAAGCCAACCGTTTAGGCGATCATCCTCCCAGTAGCGATGGCGAGCATGAAGCTGATGGAGAGCACGAGCCTGActgcgaagaagatgaagaaaataGCGGCCAGGAGCAGGAAGAGGGTGCGAGGCTTACCGAGTcaataaagaagaagcagagttTAGAGAACTTGGCAGACGCGGAGAAGGAAGATAGAAGCCTGCGAGGGAGTGTGTACTAG
- a CDS encoding T-complex protein 1 subunit gamma has translation MQAPVLVMNTNSGERQTGRKAQMSNIAAAKTVADIIRSCLGPKAMLKMLLDPMGGIVLTNDGHAILREIEVSHPAAKSMIELSRTQDEEVGDGTTTVIILAGEILAQSLPQLERNIHPVVIISAFKRALKDALQIIEDISLPIDINDDQAMYKLISSSIGTKYVSRWSELMCGLALKAVRTVTWEQGNGKKEVDIKRYARVEKVPGGEIEDSRVLDGVMLNKDITHPKMRRRIENPRIILLDCPLEYKKGESQTNIEITKEEDWNRILEIEEEQVKQMCEHILAFNPDLVITEKGVSDLAQHYLMKANVTALRRVRKTDNNRIARATGATIVNRVEDLQESDVGTNCGLFEVEKIGDEYFTFLTKCKDPKACTVLLRGPSKDVLNEIERNLQDAMGVARNVMFHPRLSPGGGATEMAVSVRLTQLAKSIEGVQQWPYKAVAEALEVIPRTLVQNAGKSPVRVLTDLRAKHAEGKNSWGINGDTGAIVDMKDYGVWEPEAIKVQSMKTAIEAACLLLRVDDICSARKAQPGVGVSSGGGDE, from the exons ATGCAGGCACCGGTCCTGGTAATGA ACACCAACAGTGGTGAGAGGCAGACTGGCCGCAAGGCTCAGATGTCCaacatcgccgccgccaaaac TGTCGCTGATATCATCCGATCCTGCCTCGGCCCCAAGGCCATGCTCAAGATGCTTCTCGATCCCATGGGCGGTATCGTCCTCACCAACGACGGCCATGCTATTCTCCGCGAGATCGAAGTGTCGCACCCCGCAGCCAAGAGCATGATCGAGCTCAGCCGGACACAAGACGAAGAAGTTGGTGACGGTACCACAACAGTCATCATTCTTG CCGGCGAGATCCTCGCGCAATCCCTCCCCCAGCTCGAGCGCAACATCCAccccgtcgtcatcatctcgGCCTTCAAGCGCGCCCTCAAGGACGCCCTGCAGATCATCGAAGACATCTCGCTCCCGATCGACATCAACGATGATCAGGCCATGTACAAGCTCATCTCGTCCTCGATCGGCACCAAGTACGTTTCCCGATGGTCGGAACTCATGTGCGGGCTAGCGCTCAAGGCCGTGCGCACCGTGACGTGGGAGCAGGGTAATGGCAAGAAGGAGGTCGACATCAAGAGGTATGCGCGCGTGGAGAAGGTGCCGGGCGGCGAGATTGAGGACAGCAGGGTATTGGATGGCGTTATGCTCAACAAGGACATCACACACCCCAAGATGCGCCGCAGGATCGAGAACCCGCGCATCATCCTGCTCGACTGCCCGCTCGAGTACAAGAAGGGCGAGTCGCAGACCAACATTGAGATCacaaaggaggaggactggAACCGCATTCTGGAGattgaggaggagcaggtcAAGCAGATGTGCGAGCATATCCTTGCCTTTAACCCCGACCTTGTTATCACAGAGAAGGGTGTCTCTG ATCTCGCACAACACTATCTCATGAAGGCCAACGTTACCGCGCTCAGACGTGTGCGCAAgaccgacaacaacagaaTTGCCAGGGCGACCGGCGCTACTATCGTCAACCGAGTAGAGGATCTCCAGGAATCCGACGTTGGCACTAACTGCGGCCTGTTTGAGGTCGAGAAGATTGGCGACGAGTACTTCACCTTCCTCACAAAGTGCAAGGACCCCAAGGCCTGCACCGTCCTTCTCCGCGGTCCCTCCAAGGACGTTCTCAACGAGATCGAGCGCAACCTGCAAGATGCCATGGGCGTGGCGCGCAACGTCATGTTCCACCCCAGGCTATCGcccggtggtggtgcgaCCGAGATGGCCGTGTCCGTCAGGTTAACACAGCTCGCGAAGAGCATCGAGGGTGTCCAACAATGGCCGTACAAGGCCGTCGCCGAGGCCCTCGAGGTCATTCCCCGTACACTTGTCCAGAACGCCGGCAAGAGCCCCGTCCGTGTGCTCACCGATCTCCGCGCGAAGCATGCCGAGGGCAAGAATTCGTGGGGTATCAACGGCGATACTGGTGCCATTGTGGATATGAAGGATTACGGAGTCTGGGAGcccgaggccatcaaggtgcaGAGCATGAAGACTGCTATCGAG GCTGCCTGCCTCCTATTGAGAGTTGACGATATCTGCAGTGCCAGAAAGGCACAGCCAGGTGTCGGTGTCAGCTCTGGCGGCGGTGATGAGTAA
- a CDS encoding carboxylesterase, giving the protein MPSPLRRPVHDGVRLGTISRVDHQTLDSDAAVSVSSVENGEPQRPTSIPGWGSPGTTHSTPLVASSTARASGDTEESSGSSTPTSLSPPPPPHLPLLQDEKPRYVRRPPGLIKSLSKKIMFCSAWVFVIGFLCVCLYKYRYNANGLIPSFAPSDVGLPSKEKGTPSSTTQHGNYGDSNANGKANSSDSTEAIVSYVDPDLELGLTSASSSVSIPISQTADTKDTSYSPSTTLMTATMTMTSEKQPGATATSPAVTLRQGRYNGVHLSVDYRFPKAIEAFRGVPFAQTTGGENRFRPPKALPDSDRTFQAVKFGENCPIGGTVGNGFGENCLNANIYRPAGLVDDDGLKTGDSNKRPALLPVVVYIHGGAFNGGMGSERNMASFVSWADAPMIGISFNYRVGALGFLPSALTAKEGLLNLGLRDQTMLLEWVRENVKAFGGDPDNVTIMGLSAGAHSIGHHIMYYARKESPAPFHRAILESGATTARAVLLPNHPRHLVQFREFLAAAGVDGLPDDQIFDHLRKLPLETIVRASKKVWDRYEPSVTWPFQPVIDGLHDQQQAISNNNSEVTPVLIPDLPITSWRQGKHLRIPVLTGFNTNEGAMFIPRQANTNDDFRSFFKTLIPTLTDADLAALEHLYPDPVTNPHSSNNPYRSVPVGMGAQWARLDAAYSHYAYICPVLQTAHFMSQAGLPVHVYRFAARGNWDVANHADEAPVVAHDMGFFRSFGPPRRSKGLRKVADGMNAAWGRFISGEKIIEVETDGKKGSGKRVVWPLFRTPFGDGDSELGRGGAGHKTADRNTERRWSSSPLWEQSSSGDDDVKPPEGTGRMIVFGEGNNERAGGSSPGTPAKEEVFNEILLKACRFWWDRIELSEGLGIRREEMGRSGKGTKARL; this is encoded by the exons ATGCCAAGCCCGTTGCGAAGGCCTGTGCATGACGGGGTCCGTCTCGGCACCATATCCCGTGTCGATCACCAGACCCTGGATTCAGACGCCGCTGTCAGCGTCAGTTCAGTGGAAAATGGGGAACCCCAACGGCCAACGTCGATCCCGGGATGGGGCAGTCCCGGTACTACCCATAGCACCCCGCTCGTAGCATCATCCACAGCCCGAGCTAGTGGTGACACCGAGGAGAGCAGTGGGAGCTCGACTCCAACGTCCCTgagcccgccgccgcctccacatcttcccctcctccaggATGAGAAGCCCCGGTATGTACGACGACCGCCCGGGCTAATAAAGAGCTTGTCCAAAAAGATCATGTTCTGTTCAGCCTGGGTCTTCGTTATTGGCTTCCTGTGCGTCTGCCTATACAAGTACCGATATAACGCCAACGGCCTTATCCCCTCGTTTGCTCCCTCGGACGTAGGCCTTCCCTCCAAGGAAAAGGGCACCCCGAGTAGTACCACCCAACACGGCAACTACGGCGACTCGAATGCCAACGGCAAGGCAAACAGCAGTGATAGCACAGAGGCAATAGTTTCATATGTCGACCCGGATCTCGAGCTAGGTCTTACGTCCGCATCTTCTTCGGTCTCAATTCCGATATCTCAGACTGCAGACACCAAGGACACGTCGTATtccccatccaccaccttgATGACCGCAACCATGACCATGACCAGCGAAAAGCAGCCCGGCGCCACAGCCACATCACCCGCAGTCACCTTGCGCCAAGGCCGGTACAATGGCGTCCACTTGTCTGTCGACTACCGCTTCCCCAAGGCTATTGAGGCCTTTCGCGGCGTTCCCTTTGCTCAGACCACTGGAGGGGAGAACCGCTTCCGGCCACCCAAGGCACTGCCGGACTCCGATCGGACGTTCCAGGCTGTCAAGTTCGGCGAGAATTGTCCTATAGGAGGGACGGTAGGCAACGGATTTGGAGAAAACTGCTTGAATGCCAATATTTACAGGCCGGCTGGTCTGGTTGATGACGATGGACTAAAAACAGGGGACAGTAACAAGCGCCCAGCGTTGCTGCCCGTGGTTGTCTACATCCATGGAGGTGCCTTCAACGGAGGTATGGGTTCTGAACGCAACATGGCGAGCTTCGTTTCCTGGGCCGATGCACCTATGATAGGCATTAGTTTCAACTATCGTGTCGGTGCCTTAGGGTTCCTCCCATCAGCATTGACGGCCAAGGAAGGGTTGCTAAATCTGGGGTTAAGGGATCAGACTATGTTGTTGGAATGGGTGAGGGAAAATGTAAAGGCCTTTGGAGGCGATCCGGATAATGTCACGATCATGGGACTCAGCGCTGGTGCGCATTCG aTCGGGCACCATATCATGTACTACGCCCGAAAGGAGAGTCCGGCACCCTTTCACAGAGCCATCCTGGAGTCCGGCGCTACTACTGCTAGAgccgtcctcctcccaaaccACCCTCGTCACCTGGTCCAATTTCGAGAATTCCTCGCCGCTGCAGGCGTGGACGGATTGCCGGATGATCAGATCTTTGATCATCTTCGCAAGCTTCCGCTCGAAACCATAGTCAGAGCCTCCAAGAAAGTATGGGACCGCTACGAACCCAGCGTCACATGGCCCTTCCAACCCGTCATCGACGGGCTTCAcgaccaacaacaagccatcagcaacaacaacagcgagGTCACCCCCGTGCTGATCCCCGACCTCCCCATCACCTCCTGGCGCCAAGGCAAGCACCTCCGCATCCCCGTCTTAACCGGCTTCAACACCAACGAAGGCGCCATGTTTATCCCCAGGCAAGCCAACACAAACGATGACTtccgctccttcttcaaaACCCTCATCCCCACTCTCACCGACGCCGATCTCGCCGCCCTCGAGCACCTTTACCCGGACCCCGTGACAAACCCtcacagcagcaacaacccgTACCGCTCCGTGCCCGTCGGCATGGGAGCTCAGTGGGCCCGTCTCGACGCCGCTTACAGCCACTACGCCTACATTTGTCCAGTGCTGCAGACAGCGCACTTTATGAGCCAGGCGGGATTGCCGGTTCATGTCTATAGGTTCGCGGCTAGGGGAAACTGGGACGTGGCGAATCATGCGGATGAGGCACCTGTGGTGGCGCATGATATGGGTTTTTTCAGGTCATTTGGACCACCGCGGCGGAGCAAGGGGTTGAGAAAGGTGGCAGATGGGATGAATGCTGCTTGGGGAAGGTTTATTAGTGGGGAGAAGATTATTGAGGTTGAGACGGAtgggaagaagggtagtGGGAAGAGGGTGGTGTGGCCGTTGTTTAGGACGCCATTTGGGGATGGTGATTCAGAACTAGGCCGCGGCGGCGCTGGGCACAAGACTGCCGACAGGAATACAGAGAGGAGgtggtcatcatcaccattgTGGGAACAGAGCAgcagtggtgatgatgatgtaaAGCCGCCAGAGGGGACGGGCAGGATGATTGTCTTTGGAGAAGGGAACAACGAGCGGGCAGGTGGTAGTAGCCCTGGTACGccggccaaggaggaggttttCAATGAAATCTTGCTGAAGGCTTGCCGATTCTGGTGGGATCGGATAGAGTTGAGTGAAGGCTTGGGTATACGTCGTGAAGAGATGGGAAGGTCTGGTAAAGGTACGAAGGCCAGGCTATGA
- a CDS encoding nitrilase, variant produces the protein MPASLKEVAPKQKQTVRINSLPFLSQPQETMATTIKVAVTQAEPIWLDLQASIQKAVSLVHEAASNGAKIVAFSETWAPGYPGWCWARPVDPALNTKYAYNSLTANSPEMEQLQQAAKEDSIAVVIGFSERSSSGSLYIGQAIISPQGEVALQRRKLKPTHMERTIFGDGSGPDLNCVAELDFGSELGSIKVGTLNCWEHAQPLLKFHEIQQGVVIHIAMWPPIDPYPGVEFPGLWSMTADGCQNLSQTFAVESGAFVLHCTAVCNESGIEAMDTRNGMVFREPGGGHSCVIGPDGRRLTQPLADKPSAEGIVYADLDLTRVVTNKSFQDIVGHYSRPDLLWLSYDKEKKDAAVHRN, from the exons ATGCCGGCCAGCTTAAAGGAGGTGGCCCCGAAACAGAAACAGACAGTCAGGATCAATTCCCTGCCCTTTCTTTCCCAACCGCAGGAAACCATGGCAACAACGATCAAAGTCGCAGTCACACAGGCCGAGCCGATCTGGCTGGATCTTCAGGCGTCCATCCAGAAAGCGGTATCGCTCGTCCACGAAGCCGCAAGCAATGGCGCAAAGATCGTTGCATTTTCCGAGACATGGGCCCCGGGCTACcctggttggtgttg GGCCCGACCGGTCGACCCGGCGCTGAACACGAAGTATGCGTACAACTCCCTCACAGCCAACTCGCCCGAGATGGAGCAGCTCCAACAAGCTGCCAAGGAAGATTCAATCGCGGTCGTCATCGGCTTCTCGGAGCGCAGCTCTTCCGGCAGCCTGTACATTGGACAGGCCATCATCTCGCCCCAGGGAGAGGTGGCGTTGCAACGCCGCAAGCTCAAGCCGACGCACATGGAACGCACAATCTTCGGCGACGGGTCCGGCCCGGACCTCAACTGCGTCGCAGAGCTCGACTTCGGGTCGGAGCTGGGGTCCATCAAGGTCGGCACGCTCAACTGCTGGGAACACGCTCAGCCGCTCCTCAAGTTCCACGAGATCCAGCAGGGCGTCGTCATTCATATCGCCATGTGGCCACCCATCGACCCCTACCCGGGCGTCGAATTTCCGGGTCTGTGGAGCATGACGGCCGACGGGTGCCAGAACCTGTCGCAGACGTTCGCCGTCGAGAGCGGCGCGTTCGTGCTGCACTGCACCGCCGTGTGCAACGAGAGCGGCATCGAGGCCATGGACACGCGCAACGGCATGGTGTTCCGCGAGCCCGGCGGCGGCCACAGCTGCGTCATTGGCCCCGACGGGCGACGCCTTACGCAACCCCTGGCCGACAAGCCGAGCGCCGAGGGTATCGTGTATGCCGACCTGGACCTGACCAGGGTGGTGACCAACAAGAGTTTCCAGGATATCGTCGGCCACTACAGCCGCCCCGACCTCCTCTGGCTTTCGTACgataaggagaagaaggatgctGCGGTACATCGGAACTGA